The Lysobacter sp. genome includes a window with the following:
- a CDS encoding ABC transporter permease, with protein sequence MNATTLPMPAHSPLRSYVLEARYEFLRVLRTPSFALPSLLFPCLFYVLFGVLLNKGNGDAARYLLATYGVFGVMGIGMFAFGVSVALEREQGFLIYKRALPMPPGAYLFAKMAMAMVFAMMISLLLAALAATVGGVELRASQWLLLWVVNVIGVLPFAALGLFVGTLVGGQGAPAVVNLLYLPMAFLSGLWIPLKFLPAWIAGFAPVWPSYHHSQVALKVIGMDAGGSLGLHLGVLLGVTVLFFMLARRRLAA encoded by the coding sequence ATGAACGCCACCACCCTCCCGATGCCCGCGCATTCGCCGCTGCGCAGCTATGTGCTCGAAGCCAGGTACGAGTTCCTGCGCGTCCTGCGCACGCCGTCGTTCGCGCTGCCGTCGCTGCTGTTCCCGTGCCTGTTCTACGTGCTGTTCGGCGTGCTCCTGAACAAGGGCAACGGCGACGCCGCGCGTTATCTGCTCGCCACGTACGGTGTGTTCGGCGTGATGGGCATCGGCATGTTCGCCTTCGGCGTGAGCGTGGCGCTGGAGCGTGAACAGGGGTTCCTGATCTACAAGCGCGCGCTGCCGATGCCGCCCGGCGCGTATCTGTTCGCGAAGATGGCGATGGCGATGGTGTTCGCCATGATGATCTCGCTGCTGCTGGCGGCGCTGGCCGCCACCGTCGGCGGCGTCGAGCTGCGCGCGTCGCAATGGCTGCTGCTGTGGGTCGTCAATGTCATCGGCGTGCTGCCGTTCGCCGCGCTGGGCTTGTTCGTCGGTACGCTGGTCGGCGGCCAGGGCGCGCCGGCGGTGGTCAATCTGCTGTATCTGCCGATGGCCTTCCTGTCGGGGCTGTGGATACCGCTGAAGTTCCTGCCGGCGTGGATCGCCGGATTCGCGCCGGTGTGGCCGTCCTACCATCATTCGCAGGTCGCGCTGAAAGTCATCGGCATGGACGCCGGCGGCAGTCTTGGCCTGCACCTGGGCGTGCTGCTCGGTGTCACGGTGTTGTTCTTCATGCTGGCGCGTCGTCGGCTCGCGGCCTGA